In Halobaculum sp. XH14, a single genomic region encodes these proteins:
- a CDS encoding proteasome subunit beta has translation MVQETEFGTTIVGLVADGRVVLASDRRASAGGMVASKRADKVFPIGDRAALAFTGAVGDAQGLVRTLESEVRLYETRRNAAMSVPALASVTASTMRENPVRVQHVLGGVDADGPHLYTFDAAGGVLEQPYAADGSGGPTAYGVLENEYREDVSVEAARALAGRAVAAASERDLASGNGLAVATVDEKSVELDRYDDPAAVAS, from the coding sequence ATGGTTCAGGAGACCGAGTTCGGGACGACCATCGTCGGCCTCGTCGCCGACGGCCGGGTCGTTCTCGCGTCTGACCGGCGTGCGAGCGCCGGCGGCATGGTGGCGAGCAAACGGGCGGACAAGGTGTTCCCCATCGGCGACCGCGCGGCGCTGGCGTTCACCGGCGCGGTCGGCGACGCACAGGGGCTGGTCCGGACGCTCGAAAGCGAGGTCAGGCTGTACGAGACGCGTCGGAACGCGGCGATGTCGGTCCCGGCGCTCGCGTCAGTGACCGCGAGCACGATGCGGGAGAACCCAGTTCGGGTCCAGCACGTCCTCGGCGGCGTCGACGCCGACGGCCCCCACCTCTACACGTTCGACGCCGCCGGCGGGGTGCTCGAACAACCGTACGCCGCGGACGGGTCGGGCGGCCCCACGGCCTACGGCGTGCTGGAGAACGAGTACCGGGAGGACGTCTCGGTCGAGGCGGCGCGCGCACTCGCCGGGCGAGCCGTGGCGGCCGCCTCCGAGCGCGACCTCGCGTCCGGTAACGGACTCGCCGTCGCAACCGTCGACGAGAAGTCGGTCGAACTCGACCGCTACGACGACCCCGCGGCCGTCGCGTCGTAG
- a CDS encoding 6-hydroxymethylpterin diphosphokinase MptE-like protein, with protein sequence MEFAEWEPIYERILADFGYDRAGDESIRDRLAALAEPFDLDRLDCTGLTVAVAGAGPSLESDLDLARGADRVFAASTATDRLVDAGVAVDAMVTDLDKNPETGLERTERGEPVVAHAHGDNGDLVDEWLPRYDSAHVLATTQAAPAGPVRNFGGFTDGDRAAFLADALGADALRFPGWDFEDGSLTPGKARKLRWAERLLYLLERRRGERFAVLDGRREAIDAL encoded by the coding sequence ATGGAGTTCGCCGAGTGGGAGCCGATCTACGAGCGGATTCTGGCCGACTTCGGCTACGACCGGGCCGGCGACGAGTCGATCCGTGACCGGCTGGCCGCGCTCGCGGAGCCGTTCGACCTCGACCGCCTGGACTGTACGGGACTGACGGTCGCGGTCGCCGGTGCCGGCCCGTCGCTGGAGTCGGACCTCGACCTCGCCCGCGGGGCCGACCGCGTCTTCGCCGCCTCCACCGCGACCGACAGGCTCGTCGACGCCGGCGTCGCGGTCGACGCCATGGTCACGGACCTGGACAAGAACCCCGAAACCGGGCTCGAACGCACCGAACGCGGGGAGCCAGTCGTCGCGCACGCTCACGGCGACAACGGCGACCTGGTGGACGAGTGGCTCCCGCGGTACGACTCCGCGCACGTGCTGGCGACGACCCAGGCGGCCCCTGCCGGCCCGGTTCGCAACTTCGGCGGGTTCACCGACGGCGACCGGGCGGCGTTCCTCGCGGACGCGCTCGGTGCCGATGCCCTCCGGTTTCCCGGCTGGGACTTCGAGGACGGTTCCCTCACGCCGGGGAAGGCCCGGAAGCTGCGGTGGGCCGAGCGTCTGCTGTACCTGCTCGAACGCCGCCGAGGCGAACGGTTCGCCGTCCTCGACGGACGGCGGGAGGCCATCGACGCCCTCTGA